In the genome of Paenibacillus sp. FSL R5-0766, one region contains:
- a CDS encoding MFS transporter, whose amino-acid sequence MKSQQVNPFLILMLALGVFGIITTEMGIVGVLPQVANKFNITAAQAGWLVSIFALVVAIAGPFLTLLASGINRKIILLTAVLMFAISNVVYAYATTFDTMLIFRIIPALFHPVFFSVALVTSAQLVPAEKSSQAVAKVFTGVTAGFAFGVPLTSYLAERLSLEIAFLFGAMVSVVALIGIWIWLPSMPVKEKMSYGKQLGILRKPGLWLNVAAVIFIFAAMFSVYSYFAEYLGQVTQMSGSWISVMLTVFGVVMIIGNLGFGQFLRKSVVRTVLMFPLLYVAAYALVYWAGPHFMWMIIVVILWASVHSGGLIVSQTWLTAEAQDAPEFGNSLYVSFSNLGITLGTAIGGWFIANLGIHQLIWSGMIFALIAFVLIWIKIKCFPAP is encoded by the coding sequence ATGAAATCACAACAGGTCAACCCGTTCCTAATCCTGATGCTGGCGCTCGGTGTATTCGGAATTATTACAACAGAAATGGGAATTGTGGGGGTACTGCCTCAGGTTGCGAATAAATTCAACATTACGGCTGCACAGGCAGGTTGGCTGGTCAGTATATTTGCGCTGGTCGTAGCCATTGCAGGCCCTTTTCTCACCTTGCTGGCTTCCGGGATAAATCGCAAAATCATCCTTTTAACCGCTGTGCTGATGTTTGCCATTTCAAACGTCGTTTATGCCTACGCCACAACATTTGATACCATGCTGATCTTCCGTATCATTCCCGCGTTATTCCATCCCGTCTTCTTTTCCGTAGCCCTGGTCACCAGTGCCCAACTTGTTCCGGCAGAGAAAAGCAGCCAAGCCGTCGCCAAAGTATTCACCGGAGTTACCGCGGGCTTTGCTTTTGGCGTGCCACTGACATCGTATCTTGCTGAACGGCTATCCCTGGAAATCGCCTTTCTGTTTGGAGCGATGGTCAGTGTGGTCGCTTTGATCGGAATTTGGATCTGGTTACCCTCGATGCCCGTGAAGGAAAAGATGTCCTATGGTAAGCAGCTCGGTATTCTGCGCAAACCTGGATTATGGCTGAATGTTGCCGCAGTCATTTTTATATTCGCCGCCATGTTCTCCGTGTACAGCTATTTCGCCGAGTATCTTGGACAGGTCACTCAAATGAGCGGATCATGGATCAGCGTCATGCTTACCGTCTTTGGTGTCGTCATGATCATCGGAAATTTGGGGTTTGGACAGTTTCTGCGTAAGAGCGTGGTCCGAACCGTTCTCATGTTCCCGCTGCTGTATGTAGCCGCTTACGCACTCGTCTATTGGGCTGGTCCACACTTCATGTGGATGATTATTGTAGTCATCCTCTGGGCATCCGTGCATTCAGGAGGATTGATTGTAAGCCAAACCTGGTTAACCGCTGAAGCGCAGGACGCGCCTGAATTCGGCAACAGCTTGTATGTATCCTTTTCCAACCTTGGTATTACCTTGGGTACTGCCATCGGCGGATGGTTCATCGCAAACCTGGGAATACATCAACTGATCTGGAGCGGAATGATATTTGCGCTGATCGCTTTTGTCTTGATTTGGATTAAAATTAAATGTTTCCCTGCACCATAA
- a CDS encoding endo-1,4-beta-xylanase has product MIKSKWFKTVGSLALVGILAASVAVGSVSAGLAKGSKFLGNIIANQVPSNFSPYWNQVTPENSTKWDAIEGTRNVMNWGQADMAYNYANNNGFPFKFHTLVWGNQQPNWINSLSAADQKAEVTQWIKAAGQRYSKSAFVDVVNEPLHAKPSYRNAIGGDGATGWDWVIWSFQQARQAFPNSKLLINEYGIIGDPAKADQYIQIINLLKNRGLVDGIGIQAHYFNMDNVSVNTMNTVLNKLAATGLPIYVSELDMTGDDNTQLQRYQQKFPVLWKHSAVKGVTLWGYNQNQTWQAGSHLVNSNGTERPAMQWLRNYLANNP; this is encoded by the coding sequence TTGATTAAGTCTAAGTGGTTTAAAACAGTCGGCTCACTGGCATTGGTAGGGATTCTCGCTGCTTCTGTTGCGGTTGGTAGTGTGAGCGCTGGTCTGGCGAAAGGTAGCAAATTTCTGGGCAATATTATTGCCAACCAGGTTCCTTCGAATTTTAGTCCATATTGGAATCAGGTAACTCCGGAGAACTCAACCAAGTGGGATGCTATTGAAGGCACACGCAACGTAATGAATTGGGGCCAGGCGGACATGGCCTACAACTATGCTAACAACAACGGATTTCCGTTCAAGTTCCATACGCTCGTATGGGGAAATCAACAGCCAAATTGGATTAACAGTCTCTCAGCCGCAGATCAGAAGGCTGAAGTGACACAATGGATTAAAGCCGCAGGACAACGGTATTCGAAGTCTGCCTTCGTTGATGTGGTGAATGAACCTCTGCATGCGAAACCATCCTATCGCAATGCCATTGGTGGAGATGGGGCAACGGGTTGGGATTGGGTTATCTGGTCATTCCAACAGGCGAGACAAGCCTTCCCTAACTCCAAATTGTTAATTAATGAATATGGTATTATCGGTGATCCTGCTAAAGCGGACCAATATATCCAGATTATCAACCTTTTGAAAAACAGAGGTCTAGTTGATGGTATTGGAATCCAGGCGCATTATTTCAATATGGACAACGTTTCTGTGAACACAATGAACACGGTACTGAATAAGCTTGCGGCTACAGGGCTACCAATCTATGTATCCGAGCTGGATATGACAGGTGACGATAATACACAATTGCAACGTTATCAGCAGAAATTCCCTGTGCTGTGGAAACACTCTGCTGTTAAAGGTGTGACGTTGTGGGGTTACAACCAGAATCAAACCTGGCAGGCTGGCTCTCACTTGGTCAATAGCAACGGTACAGAACGTCCGGCTATGCAATGGCTGAGAAATTACCTGGCGAACAATCCTTAA
- a CDS encoding macrolide 2'-phosphotransferase, which yields MTKPNLNENLAIQKELLSLAKQNGLLIVEESLEINESGMDFRVAFATDEEGRRWVLRQPRREDVWERAENERKVLDVVRGNIPAQVPDWRIFTPELIAYPLLDGDPIAVVDPAGGGYVWRFPQESLSDTFLDSLATTLATLHNIDPDKAKKGGVRIKTPMEARKEFAANIEEVKQNFTVPTELVERWTVWLSVGSYWPQHSAFIHGDLHPPHIIVDDAQRVTGLIDWTEAEIADPGKDFVIYYALFQEDGLRELLSRYEKAGGRTWPQMLEHIREQWAAYPAIVAKFALITGKESDMEMARGMLANWDVKRG from the coding sequence ATGACAAAACCAAACTTGAATGAAAATTTGGCAATTCAAAAGGAACTATTATCTTTAGCAAAACAGAACGGGCTTCTTATCGTTGAGGAATCCTTGGAAATCAACGAGTCGGGTATGGATTTTCGAGTAGCATTCGCCACGGATGAAGAAGGCCGCAGATGGGTTCTTCGCCAGCCGCGACGCGAAGACGTGTGGGAGCGAGCCGAGAATGAGCGCAAGGTGCTGGATGTGGTCCGAGGAAATATACCCGCACAAGTACCGGATTGGAGGATCTTCACGCCAGAGTTGATAGCTTATCCTTTACTTGATGGTGATCCGATCGCAGTTGTGGACCCCGCAGGGGGAGGGTATGTATGGCGATTTCCTCAGGAGAGCTTATCGGATACATTCCTGGATTCACTGGCTACGACTCTCGCCACGCTGCATAACATCGATCCCGACAAGGCGAAGAAAGGTGGAGTGCGGATCAAGACACCTATGGAAGCTCGCAAAGAATTTGCAGCCAATATAGAGGAGGTTAAGCAGAATTTTACGGTGCCAACCGAGTTAGTTGAACGCTGGACGGTATGGCTTTCTGTAGGTAGTTATTGGCCTCAGCACTCGGCGTTCATCCATGGTGATCTGCATCCGCCGCATATTATTGTCGATGATGCCCAGCGAGTAACTGGACTTATTGATTGGACGGAAGCGGAGATTGCAGATCCGGGTAAGGACTTTGTCATCTACTACGCACTCTTTCAGGAGGATGGGCTGCGTGAGCTTTTGAGTCGTTATGAGAAGGCAGGGGGAAGAACATGGCCCCAGATGCTGGAGCATATTCGGGAGCAGTGGGCAGCCTATCCTGCGATTGTTGCCAAGTTTGCACTGATTACAGGAAAGGAGTCCGACATGGAGATGGCGAGAGGCATGCTTGCGAACTGGGATGTGAAGAGAGGTTGA
- a CDS encoding 5'-nucleotidase C-terminal domain-containing protein translates to MRKISTKRFAGWPLSFLLCASILFAPFASTPVQAAEADKETKITLLGTSDIHGRFMPWDYALDGPNPTGSMTQLYTIVKKVRAENPNTILLDAGDMIQDNSAELFNDQPQSPMMVAMNEMKYDAWVMGNHEFNFGLDVLEKISSQFNGQPLVGNIFKENGDRYMPAYTIIEKDGIKVGVIGMNTPMITEFEKGTDHLDGIIVKDPVEETKKAIAELKGKVDVMVGLMHMGLDNENGNPGTGVTDIANANPELAAIFAGHMHTLIESQTVNGVLISEPNKYGSHISRIDLTFEKDGDKVMLKSKEAQALAVKAADGTYEVSDPALEETLHPFHEFARADANIEVAELKGTNLVPADEIKGIPAVQIQETPLSDFFTEVMLHYSDADVVAHQIDNDKAKLDVGPIKKKDIAFNYQYTFGEVTVYEVTGRDLMDYMEWSAGYFNSTRPGDVTISFDPKRRASKYSTDDFFGGVTYEIDLTKPYGSRITNLKYSDGSVVKEDDTLKLGMNAYRMEALIAKGGAMEGRKFKQLWSSKDASAFGEIQGTIRNLSIAYLKDVMKGVYEPKIQRNWKITGVDLTAPERADVVELINDGIMSVPTTEDGKYTNIASINILDAVTQEEIDTLSAKAGVSTAQFAGVKTKGAFYQQLNKARKAAGNGEGATTPTPEKPTTPTKPKPTPTPGTSKPSKPSTPSTGKPDTVNKGKQAKVTAAYLNVRAGASSKAKVVAAVPKGTLLEVISTDKYGWVKVKLDGRVAFVYGKYVSILK, encoded by the coding sequence ATGCGCAAAATTTCAACGAAGCGTTTCGCCGGATGGCCTTTATCTTTCCTCTTATGTGCCTCCATTTTGTTCGCCCCTTTTGCTTCCACTCCGGTTCAGGCTGCTGAGGCAGACAAGGAAACCAAGATCACGTTGCTCGGTACATCGGATATTCATGGTCGATTCATGCCGTGGGACTATGCTCTGGACGGTCCAAACCCAACCGGAAGCATGACACAGCTATACACCATTGTGAAAAAAGTCCGTGCAGAGAATCCCAATACGATTCTGCTGGACGCAGGCGACATGATTCAGGATAACTCGGCTGAGTTGTTCAATGATCAACCTCAATCTCCCATGATGGTTGCAATGAACGAAATGAAATATGACGCATGGGTTATGGGTAACCATGAATTTAACTTTGGGCTGGACGTACTGGAGAAGATCTCTTCCCAATTCAATGGACAGCCTCTCGTGGGTAATATTTTCAAAGAAAACGGCGACCGCTACATGCCTGCCTATACGATTATCGAGAAAGACGGAATTAAAGTGGGTGTTATCGGAATGAACACACCTATGATTACCGAGTTTGAAAAAGGGACGGATCACCTGGACGGCATCATCGTCAAAGATCCTGTGGAAGAGACCAAAAAGGCCATTGCTGAGCTGAAAGGCAAAGTCGATGTCATGGTTGGACTCATGCATATGGGATTGGATAACGAGAACGGAAATCCGGGCACCGGAGTGACGGATATCGCCAACGCCAACCCGGAGCTGGCTGCCATTTTTGCCGGTCACATGCATACCTTGATTGAATCCCAAACGGTTAACGGTGTATTGATCTCCGAACCGAATAAATATGGCTCACATATCTCTCGAATTGACCTTACATTTGAAAAAGACGGCGACAAAGTTATGCTGAAAAGCAAGGAAGCTCAAGCTCTCGCTGTAAAAGCAGCAGACGGAACGTATGAAGTCTCCGATCCTGCGCTGGAAGAGACTTTGCACCCGTTCCACGAGTTCGCTCGTGCCGATGCCAACATTGAAGTGGCTGAACTGAAAGGAACAAACCTGGTCCCTGCTGATGAGATTAAGGGTATCCCTGCGGTGCAGATACAGGAAACACCTTTGTCTGATTTTTTCACCGAAGTGATGTTGCATTACAGTGATGCCGATGTGGTCGCGCACCAGATTGATAACGACAAGGCCAAGCTGGATGTAGGCCCGATCAAGAAAAAGGATATTGCTTTCAACTACCAATACACCTTTGGTGAAGTGACCGTATATGAAGTAACCGGACGCGATCTGATGGATTATATGGAGTGGTCTGCGGGATACTTCAACTCCACTCGCCCGGGTGATGTGACCATCAGCTTTGATCCGAAACGTCGTGCTTCCAAATACAGCACCGATGATTTCTTCGGCGGCGTAACGTATGAGATTGACCTGACTAAACCATACGGTAGTCGGATTACAAATCTGAAGTACAGCGATGGGTCAGTGGTCAAAGAAGACGATACGTTGAAACTTGGCATGAACGCCTATCGAATGGAAGCCCTGATTGCGAAAGGCGGCGCCATGGAAGGGCGCAAGTTCAAGCAACTCTGGTCCTCCAAGGACGCCTCGGCATTTGGTGAGATTCAAGGCACGATTCGCAACCTGTCCATCGCCTATCTGAAAGATGTCATGAAAGGTGTCTACGAACCGAAGATTCAACGCAACTGGAAAATCACTGGCGTAGACCTGACTGCACCGGAACGTGCAGATGTGGTGGAGTTAATTAACGATGGCATCATGTCTGTGCCAACAACGGAAGATGGCAAGTACACCAACATTGCCTCCATTAACATTTTGGATGCGGTGACTCAAGAAGAGATTGATACACTATCTGCCAAAGCAGGTGTGAGTACAGCACAATTCGCAGGCGTGAAAACCAAGGGAGCATTCTATCAACAGCTGAACAAAGCTCGCAAAGCGGCAGGCAATGGCGAGGGAGCAACTACTCCTACACCTGAGAAGCCAACAACGCCAACGAAACCAAAACCAACACCGACTCCAGGCACATCGAAACCTAGTAAACCATCAACACCAAGCACTGGTAAACCGGATACCGTCAACAAAGGTAAACAAGCCAAGGTTACTGCGGCTTACCTGAACGTACGCGCTGGCGCTTCATCCAAAGCGAAGGTCGTTGCTGCCGTACCGAAAGGCACCCTGCTTGAGGTGATCAGTACAGACAAGTATGGCTGGGTAAAAGTGAAGCTGGATGGACGTGTAGCATTTGTATACGGAAAATACGTGAGTATTTTGAAATAA